Genomic DNA from Paenibacillus borealis:
AGGCACCGGCGATTATTACCGCACGCGGCTGACCCACTCGCTGGAGGTGGCGCAGATTGCCCGCGAGGCTGCCAAAAGTCTGCTGCGTTCTTACCCTGAAGTAGAGACGGGGGCGGCTGGAAATCCGGGATTGGTCATCGATCCGGAGGTCGTGGAATGTGCGGCCATTGCGCATGATTTCGGCCATCCGCCGTTTGGACATAAAGGGGAAGAAGTGCTGGACAGTCTGCTGGAGGGACTGATTGCTAAGAAGACAGCGGAAGCCGCTGCGAAATCCGGGGCCGGTCCGGTACAGAAACAGACGATTCACGAGAGCATGAAGCGTAAATATGAACATTTTGAAGGCAATGCCCATAACTTCCGCCTGATCATGTTTCTGGAGAAACGGGAGAATATCGATGGATTGAACCTCTCCGATGCGGTGCTGCTGGGCATTAACAAATATCCGTTCCCGGGTACTGTGCTGAAGAAGGGCATGTACCTGCATGAATGGGAGTATATCAACGAGATCCGCACCCAGTGGGGAGTTCCGGCAGGCAAAAAGACACTGGAAGCACAGCTTATGGACCTATGCGATGACATTGCCTATTCGGCCCATGATCTCGAAGACGGCATTAAGGCCGGCAAGATAGAGGTGCACGAGCATTTCATGCATGACGAATACATCCAGCGGCTGATTGTAGAGAAGATCACTACGCTGGAGGATGCCTTCTGGTCAGGCTGGCAAGCGGAGGCGATCGGCGCCAAGGTTGAGGAAGTGCTTAGCTCGTTCCTTCGGGTATGGATGGAGAAAATGCCAACCTGTGAGAATGACTATTCCCGCACGCGCCGTGAAGTTAAAGCTTATTGGGTCAGTACTTTTGTCGCCAGTCTCGGCGTTATTGAGGACGGGGACTGGAAGAAGGTCACCTTCATCAAGGAAGGCCAGGAAGACGAGGACATGCTCCGGACGGTCAGTGTGCTCAAAAGCTTTGCCTGGGTGACGATGATCCGCGATTTGCGTGTGCAGCGCCTGCAGAAACGGAGCGAATGGATATTGCGCCGGTTGTGGGAGGCCTTCCTGGATCCCGAGACCTCACGGAGTATTATTCCGACCGATTGGCTGCAGCGGTATGAGAAGGATCAGAAGTCGGCCAGGCCCATCTGGACCTGGGAGCATATGGTGACAGATTATATCGCCGGAATGACCGATGCTTTTGCCGAGAAAATCTACAATGAGCTGTACGGGCTGAAGGTTGGCTCGATTTACGATTTGGACTAGGACATACTGCTGCGTTTATAGTACCTGTCAGCCGGTTTGGCTGGCGGGTATTTCTTTATATTATCTGGATATACATATAAAATTTTTTAGACATTTTGCCGAAATAGTACTAGCAACCTATTTTTTTTTGGTTTTTTATGAAAATGAAATGTAATAGTATGGAATTCCGGTTATGTTTTCGGAAAAAGTTGGAGGAGGCGCACGTATATGGGCAAGGGTCAACAACTGAGAAATGCAGTTAAAAAATGGGTGAGTGGAGCAAGGAAGGTGCGCCAAACCGCTCTAGCTAAAGGAAGTAAAAGTATTGGGTTCAAGATTGCGTCCGGTTATGCGGCTTTGGCTGTACTGGTTCTGGTTACCGGCGGGGTCTCGCTCTATCAAATGAACGGTATGCAGAAGAACACAGGCAATATTATTAATCAGAGCATTCCCGCACTGGATAAAATCCACAATGTAAATTACCTGACAGAGCATGTTATGGCGATTAGCATGCAGCATATTCTGAGCACGGATAGCGCGGAGAAAAGCACACTTGCGGAAGAGCGGGCCAAATTCATCCGCAAAGTGTCAGATACATTGAAGGAATATAAGCTCACCCTGCGCGGAGAGCAGGAGCTGGGGCAATTACAGTCGCTCGTCGGGAAGTGGGGTGAGTTCCTGACCGTCAACAATCAGGCGATCCTGCTCAGCAGCTCGAATGACGAGGAATTAGCACTGGAGGTATCCCACAAGGGGATCGCGGCGTTTAATTCCATGCAGGTTGATCTGGACGCGCTTGTTGCGCACACTCAGGATGAAGCAGCGAGTGAGGGCAAGGTTTCCCAGAAAATTTTTCACACTTCCCTGACATTAAGTATTGTAACTGTACTGATTGTCCTGGTAGTCATCGGTATGATTAACATGGTGATCCGTAAGACCATGATCAATCCGCTCAAAAAGGTAACGGCGCACCTGCAGCGGATTTCCGGCGGTGATCTGACCGCTGAAGATACCCTGATCGGCAACAGGGATGAAATCGGCCAGCTTGCCAAAACCGTAAACGAAACCAACCGCACCCTGCTGGAAATGGTGAACCGGATCAGAAATGTCTCCGAGGTGATTTCGGAACAGGGCGATGAGCTGATGCATACGATTTCCGATACCAAGGAAGGCAGCAGCCAGATTGCCTTGACGATGGAAGAGCTGGCCAAAGCCTCCGGAAGCCAGGCTGAAGCAGCGGTAGATGCTTCCAAGGCGGTGGAGGAGTTAAACGCTTTAATTGAGAATTTTGCCGGCAGGGGAACGGATCTCTCGCTTCATTCGGAGCAGGTGCGGCAGAAGGGTGAGAAGGGCAGAGCACTCATGGAGAGCTCGGTAGCTCAAATGAACCAGATTGCGGATGCTGTATCGCAGTCCATGGAGACGGTGGAGGAGCTGAACCGCAAGAATGAGGGCATCTTCCGGCTTGTGGGCTCTATCCGCAGCATCTCCGAGCAGACACATCTGCTGGCGATTAATGCGGCCATCGAAGCGGCAAGAGCCGGTGACAGCGGCCGGGGCTTTGCGGTAGTGGCACAGGAGGTGCGCAAGCTGTCGGAGGATGTGCAGCGGACGGTAGCAGAGATTACGGGAATTACACAAGGAATACAGCATGACTCCAAAGCTATGGTTGAGCAGTTGCGCGGCGGAGTGGCGAAGACGGAAGAGGGCAGCCGGCAGATTGTCGAGACGGGCGAAGCCCTGGCCGAAATCAACGGCTCAGTGGGGGTAATGGCGCTCACAGTTGAAGACATGGGCAAGGATCTGGAGCAGATGACCGGAGCCAGTGAAACCATGAATGAGTTCAGTCAGCATATCTCGGCACTTGCCCAGCAATCTGCGGCCGGTGTAGAAGAGACTTCCGCTTCCGCTCATGAGCAGCTCAGCGCCACCACCGAAGTGGCCAACGGCATTGAGCATCTGAAGCTGCTGCTGACTGAGCTTAAGGAGTCTGTTACTCGCTTTCAAGTGTGAGGGGGCTATATAAGCTGAATTAAAGATATTCACTCAAAGCACAGGCGTCACTACGGTGTATATTTGGACTTCCGGCCGCTGTTAGGTTTGGATTTCCTGATTTAAACTGCTGTTCGCAGTAGAAATCCAAACCTAAAGGCGGACGCTACCGCTCCTACAGTTCCAAAATCCCCCTCCAATCCTTCGCTTTTTTTGTTGCTTTCCTTAATTCTTCTTATATAGTGAGATGGGAATATACAAACAGCCTCTGCTTAGGTTAGCAGAGGCTGTTTCTGTCTGGGCATACAACTGTAGTGAAGCGGGGGAGGTAAAGCTATATTACTTTATAGCTTGAACTGGTGATTTTTCGGATTAGACCGAGGCTCCTAGCTCGAACTACATGCTGTTGATGACGAGTTCCGCGTTGCCTTAGTACTAACTAACTGTATTTTGTGCAACTAAAGCGATCGGTTATTGCGCTGTGAAGGTTTTAATTGCATTCTCTACAGTTAAAATCCCCATACTCCGGGAAAAAAGACGTACCGCTAATTTTAGTTGTACAGAATACAGTTAACCGGGCAAATCCGTTTTTTCGCCGTTTTTTAACTGCAGGAAATACAATTAAAGTAACTGCAATGCACTCCGTATAGCTAGTTATTCTCAATAGACTTGTCCGCGCAGAAGTCTTGCCGGTACAGGGTTCTACGGAATAGGTTATTTTCAAGTTCAACTATAGTTGAACTTCCTGATAGTTGAAATCCTGCAGAAAATACAACATTTTGCTCAAGATATCGACGTTAACCGAAAATTGTTGTATAAAAGGCATCATTTCGCCTCCATCCGGCAGATTATCGAGAGAATTATTGTATTTCCTACAACAATTCTCCAGATAACCCTGTTATCTAACATCCAATGTTGTAATACGTACAACATTTAGCGGAAGGAGGTACCTTTAAACCGCAAGTCCGCAAGTCCGCAAGTCCGCAAGTCCGCAAGTCCGCAAGCCCGCAAGTCCGCAAGTCCGCAAGTCCGCAAGTCCGCAAGTCCGCAAGTCCGCAAGTCCCCCCAGACCGCCAGCCCAAGTAGCAGCCCGCTAAGCCCGCCAGCCTAAGCGGCAGAGGTTAATATTGGCGGCTGTAATCGACCAGATTGAGTGAAGGCGATCCGGACTCCAGGTAAGCCTTCATATTCCGGGTGAATATATCAACGATCCGGTCGGCGTAACGGTCGGTAGCGCCGGCGCAGTGAGGGGTCATGATGACCTGTTCCATTCCCCATAGAGGGTGATCCTCCGGCAGCGGCTCAGTCTCGAACACATCAAGTCCGGCGCCGGCAAGCTGTCCGCTGTTCAGCGCAGAGATCAGATCGTCCGTATTAGTGGTCGCGCCGCGGCCAATATTAATATAATAGGCCCCTTGCTTGGCAGCGGAGAAGATGTCTGCATCGAAGAGTCCCTGCGTTTCGTCGGTAATCGGCAAAGTGTTGATAATAAAGTCGGCTTCACTTACGGAATCCTTCAGCTGGCCGGTCGTGAAGACCTTATCGAAGCCTTGGGCCGCCCGGCCGGAACGGCTTACGCCGATAGTCTTCATGCGGAAAGCCTTGGCAATTCTGGCAGTTTCGCTGCCGATGGAGCCGGTTCCGGCAATCACTGCCGTCTTGCCGGTCAGTTCACTCTCTTGTCCATCCGAATGCCAGCGGCGGTTCTGCTGGTTGCGGATAGCGGTATGCATGTTCCGGGTGAACATCAGCATGAAGCTGAAGATCACGGCCGTAATCGGTTCGGCATGAACGCCGCTGGCATTCGTCAGCAGAATTCCGCGTTCTTTCATGGCTTCCAGCGGAAGTTTCTCCACACCGGCAGACCAGGCCTGGACCCAGCGCAGCGGTGAATCCTGCCGCAGAAGTGTATCACTGACGCCTTTTCCCCAGCCGATGATGATTTCCGCACCGGAGAGCAGCTCAAGATCCGGATTCCTGGAGTCTCCAAGGGTAAGGGTATAACCTGGTGCAGCGGCGCGGATCAGTTCCTGCTGCCCGGATGATAAGTGCTGCATACAAACGATGGATTTAGTCATGTTGGTTCCCTCCTATTCTACATTTCAGTAGAGAAATAGACGATAAGTATAGAATAAGCATAACAAATCTGCCTGGAAAGGTGAAATTAGAATGGAACATAAGGAGCCAGAGCAAGAATTCGAGCGCTTATTTATCGCGATACCCTTGCCGGAAGCACTGCGCAATTATCTCAAAAATGAGTCTGCCCAAGTGTCCTCCGGAGTGAAATTTGCCAGATGGACACATTTTCAAGATTTCCATATTACGCTGCAATTTCTTGGCGACACTCCGAAGGAGGATATCCCGGCCCTGTACGAGGCGCTCCGGAAAGTATCCTCATCCAGCAAAGGCTTTCAATTGAGGCTCGGAGAATGGGGCACATTCGGCCTCCCGGACTCGCCAAGGGTGCTCTGGGCCGGGGTTTCCGGAGAGCTCGAGCCGCTCAGGGAGCTGCAGAAAAAGGTGGTTTCAGCGACAGCTCCGTTAGGGTTCACGGCGGAAACGCGAACGTATAATCCCCATTTGACAGTGGCCCGCAAATACCGCGAGGAGCAGCCGTTTACGCTGGAGCGGCTGGAAAATTTACGGGTAAAGGGACGCCCTGCAAGCAATTTACTTCCAGACTTAGGCTGGACGGTGGATGCTTTTGTGGTGTATGCTACCAGGATGCATGCCATTCCTATGTATGAAATGACCGAAAAATTTACATTTTTCTCAACATAAATCGACAAGAAAGTTTTCAAAGCTTCCATTTTCGGTTACATACAATAGGAGTGTGCCGTAAAATAGGAGGTCAATAATGTTAATTTTTAAACAGAGCCGCTGTATTGCGCTGTTGGTTAGTGTAATCCTAGTGTCTTTCTCAGCGATAAGTTTGATGAACCCCGAAGGATCTGCTGCAACCGGGGAGAATGTAATAGAAATGGGTAAACTGAAGTCTGTCAGTCATACAGCCGCGGAAGCCATTGTTCCGGGTACGAAATCAGCAATCCACAGGACAAGCGCTTCATCCAGCACAATTATACCCATGCTTTACACCACAGCTGCCGAACCGGTCCACACCTGGGCCCGCATGGTAAGCGCCGGATGGTTAAGCCCCGAGAAGCTGCAGCGTCAAAATGCTGTGAAGAAGGGCACCGCCGAGCCTAAGGCTAAGGTAACTGTGGTGAAAGCAACGCCGTCAGCGGCGCAAGCGCTGAAGAAAGCGGCCAAGGGGACAACGAGCGTAAATAAAGTCAAAGCGGCAACTCAGCAACATCCCCCCGCAACATTGTTCTTCTCTCGGACCAAGCTACTAAGCCAGGAGCAGCAAGCTGAAGCAACCTGGAGCTACGCCGTATCCGAAGAAGACCTGCTACTGCTGCAGAAGATCGTTATGGCAGAAGCAGAAGGCGAACCGTACCAGGGCAAAGTGGCAGTTGCCAACGTTGTTCTGAACCGGCTGCGGTCAGCCAATTTTCCCGACACCATTCATGATGTAATCTATCAGAAAAGCCAGTTCAGTCCTGTCGCCAACGGCCGCCTAAAGCGTGTGAAGCCCAACGCAGACAGCATTAAGGCTGTTAATGCTGCACTCATGGGAGTTAAGGAAGTTACGGATGATACGTACTTCTTCTTATCGCTGACGCTCGCGCAGGATCTTACTGTGCATCATTCACGGACACTCCTCAAGACGATCGGCAATCATACCTTCTACAAATAACGAATCATCCGGGTTCCCTGTGAGCCTGATGCGTATTCGGCGCTGCCCGTGGAGACGGACACGGCGAATGTTATTACCGTCCCGTTTTTGCCTTGTGATCCGAATTCACGCTGGTTGAGCCGGAGAAGGTTATTCCGCTGTATTCTCATATATCCAACGCAAAAGAACCTCCACATCCACGCTTACCAGTGGCTGGAGGTTCTTTTGCGTTGTTGTTCACTGAGGGCCGTTTATGGGGTGACATAGACGGCCTCTTCATTACGTACCTGTGAAGGGGCGCTCCACGGCTCTGATCCTGCAACAGCTTCGCTGGCGGGCTTGCCAAGCAGCTGGAGCACGGTAGCCGCACAATGCTGTGGCTGCTGGCGTTCCGGTGCAGTCCGGCGTTTACGCTGCAGTTCAAGTCCGGCATATTCATGGAGGAGCATGGAGAACCATTTGTTCACGACTTCGGGGTCCAGCACTTCGGCCAGACCCAGCTCTACGAAATACTGGCTGTTCTTCTCTTCCTGCCCCGGGATGGCGCTGTAGAACAGCATCGGGATACCTTTGGCCTGACCTTCTGTACAGGTCATTCCGCCCGGCTTCGTAATCAGCAGGTCGGAAGCATCCATTAATTTGTTGATCTCGCTGCTGTAGCCGAGAATCTTTACATTGGGATGGTCCAGCAGCGGATTGGCTTTCATTTTGGCCACCAGCTTATCATTGCTGCCCATACAGAATATAAGCTGAATCTCATCCATCCGGGCCGTGAGCGAATTCATAATGTCCTTGCCGAACATCAGCCCCCAGCCGCCGCCCATAATGAGCACGGTAGGAATGTCGGCGAGTCCCAGCTCTTTGCGGAGCTGAGTCTTGCTAAGGCGCTCCCAGAACTTCGGATGCACCGGAATGCCGGTAACCGTCACCAGCTCAGGAGATACTCCCCGTCCGGTAAGAATCGATTTGACGCGTGAAGTCGATACAAGATAACGGTTGGCTTCGGCGTTCACCCAGCTGCCGTGCGCATCATAATCTGTAATCAGCGTGTAGAGCGGGACATCCAGCCCCTGCTGCTTCAATCTGGAGATGACGGCAGCCGGAATCGGATGAGTGCAGATAATCAGATCGGGTTTAAGCTGCTCAATGACCTGTGAGGCATGTGTATAAAAAATCCGGTGAAGAGCCAGCTTGGTCAACCGGTTCAGTGATTTATGATATTGGGTCTTATACATCATGCCGACCAGCTTCGGCTGGCTGCTGACTGTTTTGCGGTAAGCGGAAAGAATCCATGGTGCGACCGTAGGATTAAGGAATTTCCCTAGCTCAATGACCCGGCACTGCACATCCGGACTCAGCAGTCTTATTCCTTCGGCCAGAGCATAGGCTGCCCCTGTATGGCCCGTGCCGAAGCCTTCCGAAAACAGCAGTACTCTTTTCTTTCGCATAAGTTCACCTGCTACTTTCCATCATGGGTAGAATTACGAGTTCTCTTCATCGGTTCATTCGAGACCCCATGTACATGTTCTATTATATTATACTAGGGATTTTGCTTCTTTTCTCACATTATACAAATAAGACGTAAATAGAAAGTTAAAACACTGCAATAAAATAAAAAAAGTTGGGCAAAAGTATTGCATTGGCGGAGGCATCGTGATAAAGTTGGTCTTGACCGAGTGACCGGATTAGTAAATTGGTCAGAATGCGGACGCAATGATATTTCCTGACGAAAGGGAGTGCACGGGTGGCTGTGGTAGATCGAAGGCAGCAGGTGCTTCAGGCGGCGACGAAATCTTTTTCATTATTCGGCTATAAGGCAACTACAATGGATCAGGTCGCCAAGATTGCCAATGTCGGCAAAGGGACGATTTACACCTTTTTTACGAACAAGGAACAATTATTTGACGAGATTCTGCGAGATGTCATTATTGAGATGAAAAGAATCGCCGAGCGGGAGATCAAACGCGACAAGCCGTTCTTCGATAATCTGCACCGCGTGCTCGATGCCCTACTGGAATTTCGGAGCGAACATGAGCTATTCATCAAGCTGTCCCAGGAAAGCCGTGATTTCGGAACGCCGCAGGCCGGTGATGGACTCGACAAGATCGAGAGTGTGGTACTTGAATATTTGGAACGGGAGGTGGAACAGGCAATTCGTCAGGGGGAAATCAAACCCTGCGATCCCCAGATTGTGTCGGTGGTAATGTTCAGGCTTTATATCGTACTTACTGCTGAATTGAGCAAGGTGCATGTGCCTTTGACCAAAGAGCAGATTAAATGCTACTTTCACTTGTTTTTGGCAGAAGGCCTGTCACAGTAGAATTTAAGTCCGGTATAGGGACGGCGTCTATCGAACCTGCGCTTTCCCTGATTGGGATTGATTGTGAGAGAGCTGGCCGTTACGTTAGGAGTGAACAAATTTTTTTTGCTCTCGACTGACTGAATGGGGAAAATGGTCAACCAGTGTTACTGTAACATTCACGAAAATATCATTTCAGAAGAATTTATAGCATTTTAAAGAGAGCATATGATTATAAGGAGAGAACCAGAATGAAATCTTTATCCGTGTTTATCAAGGACCTTGGCGCGGTTTTTAAGAATCCCAAGATGCGTATTTCCATGTTTGCCATTCTGTTCATTCCTGTGCTGTACAGCGGGTTGTTCCTGAAGGCCTTCTGGGATCCTTACGGTAAAATGAACGAGCTTCCGGTCGCTGTTGTAAATGAAGATAAAGGTGCTGATTATGAGGGCTCTAAGCTTAGCGCCGGGTCAGACCTGGTAGCAGAGCTGAAGAAGACCGACGGGTTCAAATGGAATTTCGTCAGCCGCGAAGCTGCGGAAGCGGGACTTGCGGACAATACCTATTATATGGCGATTATTGTTCCGGAAGACTTCTCAGCCAAAGCAACCACACTGCTGGATGCAGATCCGCAGCCGGCCAAAATCATCTACGAGCCGAATGAAGGCTACAACTTCCTGGCGGGCCAGATCGGCGGCACGGCAGTGAAGGATATCAAGACTAAAGTATCAGCCAAGATCACAGAAGCTTATACCGAATCTGTATTTGATAAAATCACCGAGATTTCAAGCGGCCTTGGCGAAGCCGGGGACGGCGCCAGCAAGATTGCCGACGGTGCGACCAAGCTGGATGACGGCGCGCTTAAGCTGAAGGACAATCTGCTTGTCCTGACTGAAGGCACCGGCAAGCTGCTCGATGGCGTAGCGCCGCTTACGCAGGGTGTGACGGATCTGAATACCGGAGCAGCCGCTCTGGAAGCCGGCAGCAGCACATTGGCCGGAGGACTCCAGCAGCTGTCCGCAGCCCATAAGCAGCTGCAGGATGGTGTGACCCAGTCAGCTTCAGGCAGCAAGCAGCTTAATGCAGGGCTGCAGAAGACAGCAGCCGGAGCGGCTTCGCTTAAGGACGGCACACAGTCGGCCGTAGACGGAACCGCCAAGCTGCAGGCTGGCACGAAGTCGGTGGTGGACGGCAGCGCGAAGCTGGAAGCCGGATTAACCTCATCGGCTGAAGGCAGTGCGAAGCTCGAAGCCGGTCTTACGGCTTCGAAGGAAGGCAGCGCGAAAGCGGCAGCCGGAGCCAAGGCGGTAGCAGACGGCCTGCAGGCACTGGCGAAATCGAATCCGCAGCTTGCGGCAAGCCCGGATGTACAGAAGCTGCTGGCGGCAAGTACAGCAGTGGCCACCGGCACTGCACAGCTGGACCAGAGCCAGGAGCAGCTGCTGGCAGGAGCAACGGCACTGCACAGCGGCCAGGAGCAGCTGGTGCAGGGTGCGAATCAGCTGCACACCGGATCTGAGCAGCTGGATGCAGGTGTAACCCAGCTGCATGACGGAGCGAAGCAGCTGAACGCCGGCAGCGCACAGCTGCTGGAAGGCCAGCAGCAGCTGGCGGCTGGCGCTGGCACACTTGCAGCAGGCGGCGCTAAGTTGTCGGCAGGCATGCAGCAGTTCGGCGCGAAGCTGGACGAAGCGGCAGCAGGCGGCGCGAAGCTGGCAGACGGCGGTAAAGCGCTCGAAGCCGGTACAGCGAAGCTGCTTAGCGGTGCAGGACAGCTTGGCAGCGGACTCAGCTCCGTAGCCGATGGCTCGAAGAAGCTCAGTGACGGTGCGGGCCAGCTCAAGGACGGCCTGGATGAACTGAAAGCAGGCTCCGGTGAGCTGGCCAGCAAGCTGGGCGATGCTGCAACGCAGACGAATTCAGTGAACAAGTCCGATGCGCTGGTATCCATGTTCGCCCAGCCGGTGCAGATTGAAGAAGTGAAAGTCAGCAAAGTACCGAACTACGGAACAGGGTTCGCTCCTTACTTCCTGTCGCTTGGGTTGTTCGTTGGCGCACTGATCTGCACCATTGTAATCCCGATGCGTGAATCTGAAGTGATCGGAGCCAGCCGGTTTAACCGGTTCATGAGCCGTACGCTTACGTTCTCCATGATGAGCTTGCTTCAGGCTCTGCTTGCTATCCTGATTGTCCTGTACGGTCTGGGCCTTGAAGTGCAGAGTGTAGGCTTATTCTACGCCTTCTCCTTCATCACCAGCCTTGCCTTCATGTGGATGATTCAGGCGATCGTAACCTGGCTCGACCAGCCGGGCCGTTTCGTAGTCATTCTGATTCTGATCTTCCAATTGACTACGAGTGCGGGTACGTTCCCGCTGGAGCTGATTCCTAACTGGATGAAGATCTTCAATCCGCTGCTGCCGATGACTTACAGTGTCAAAGGCTTCAAGGCAGTGATCTCCACAGGCGACTTCAGCTCCATGTGGAATGATGCCGGACTGCTGGCCGCTTACGGCATAGTATTCCTGGCTCTTACCTTCACCTACTTCATGACCCGTGACCGCGGTAATGAAGCTGTGCTGAAAAGTGAACAAGTTTTGACTGTATAATGGAACACATTTCCTTGTAAATTTGAGGACACGAAAACGCCCCTGAGGGGGCGTTTTTGGTTTATACAGAAAACTAAAGATATTAAAAAAGTGCCATATCCATGGCAGGAAAATAAATGAAACGCTTTCAGTGCATAAGAACTTATTCGTCTTTTATGCATAATTATGCACTCGGAAGATTTTTTACGCTTTTATCCGCTAAAGCTGTGTCGCAAAAGCATTTGTTAATCAAGCTCATAAAAAAGTTTAAATTGCGCTCATGTCAGGTCGATGATAAAATAATATAACCAATCTGGCTTGAATAATTATTAAGATTTTCCTCTGAAAAATTTTCCTGGAATTCCGTCTACTTTATAATAGAAAGGTTGCGTATGATGAGACACACAGAACTGCCCGGCAAACAGGGCCTTTATGATCCTCAGTTCGAAAAAGACGCTTGCGGCATGGGATTTGTTGCCCATATTAAAGGCAAACCGTCCCATGATATTGTTAGCAATGCTCTGACTATGCTCTTTAATATGGAGCATCGGGGAGGCCAGGGAAGCGAGCCGAACTCTGGTGACGGAGCCGGCATTATGCTGCAGATTCCGCACCGTTTCTTTGCCGGCGAAGCAGCGAAGCTTGGCTTCGAGCTGCCGGAACAGGGCCATTACGGCGTGGGCATGATCTTTCTGTCTCATAACGAGGAGATCCGGGCCCGCCATGAGGCTCTCCTGAGCGAGATTATCGCTGAAGAGGGCCAGCAGGTGCTCGGCTACCGCGATGTGCCTACCTTTGACGAAATGCTCGGCAAGACGGCCAAGGCTGCCAAGCCTTATGTGCGGCAGGTATTTATCGGCAGGTCTGAAGGAATTAAGGATGATCTTTCTTTTGAACGTAAGCTGTACGTGATCCGCAAACGTGCGGAGCTGTCGATCCGCTACGGCGGGGCAGAAGAGGGTGAATCCTTCTACGTACCGAGTTTATCCTGCAAGAAGATCGTATACAAGGGCATGCTGACTACTGTACAGGTAGGACAGTTCTACCTGGATCTGCAGGATGAGAAGCTGGAGTCGGCGATTGCGCTTGTCCACTCCCGGTTCAGTACCAATACCTTCCCAAGCTGGGAACGTGCCCACCCTTACCGCTTCATGATTCACAATGGCGAAATCAACACCCTTCGCGGCAATGTGAACTGGATGCATGCCCGCCAGTCGCTGTTCAAGAGCGAAGTGTTCGGAGAGGATCTCGGCAAGATCAAGCCGGTGGTTAACCCGGACGGCTCTGATACTGCGATGTTCGATAATACGTTCGAATTCCTGTACCTGAGCGGC
This window encodes:
- a CDS encoding deoxyguanosinetriphosphate triphosphohydrolase family protein, with the translated sequence MTLIEKREHRQYPEITRLETSRAAYERDYSRLIHSPTFRRLQGKSQVFGAGTGDYYRTRLTHSLEVAQIAREAAKSLLRSYPEVETGAAGNPGLVIDPEVVECAAIAHDFGHPPFGHKGEEVLDSLLEGLIAKKTAEAAAKSGAGPVQKQTIHESMKRKYEHFEGNAHNFRLIMFLEKRENIDGLNLSDAVLLGINKYPFPGTVLKKGMYLHEWEYINEIRTQWGVPAGKKTLEAQLMDLCDDIAYSAHDLEDGIKAGKIEVHEHFMHDEYIQRLIVEKITTLEDAFWSGWQAEAIGAKVEEVLSSFLRVWMEKMPTCENDYSRTRREVKAYWVSTFVASLGVIEDGDWKKVTFIKEGQEDEDMLRTVSVLKSFAWVTMIRDLRVQRLQKRSEWILRRLWEAFLDPETSRSIIPTDWLQRYEKDQKSARPIWTWEHMVTDYIAGMTDAFAEKIYNELYGLKVGSIYDLD
- a CDS encoding methyl-accepting chemotaxis protein — translated: MGKGQQLRNAVKKWVSGARKVRQTALAKGSKSIGFKIASGYAALAVLVLVTGGVSLYQMNGMQKNTGNIINQSIPALDKIHNVNYLTEHVMAISMQHILSTDSAEKSTLAEERAKFIRKVSDTLKEYKLTLRGEQELGQLQSLVGKWGEFLTVNNQAILLSSSNDEELALEVSHKGIAAFNSMQVDLDALVAHTQDEAASEGKVSQKIFHTSLTLSIVTVLIVLVVIGMINMVIRKTMINPLKKVTAHLQRISGGDLTAEDTLIGNRDEIGQLAKTVNETNRTLLEMVNRIRNVSEVISEQGDELMHTISDTKEGSSQIALTMEELAKASGSQAEAAVDASKAVEELNALIENFAGRGTDLSLHSEQVRQKGEKGRALMESSVAQMNQIADAVSQSMETVEELNRKNEGIFRLVGSIRSISEQTHLLAINAAIEAARAGDSGRGFAVVAQEVRKLSEDVQRTVAEITGITQGIQHDSKAMVEQLRGGVAKTEEGSRQIVETGEALAEINGSVGVMALTVEDMGKDLEQMTGASETMNEFSQHISALAQQSAAGVEETSASAHEQLSATTEVANGIEHLKLLLTELKESVTRFQV
- a CDS encoding D-2-hydroxyacid dehydrogenase encodes the protein MTKSIVCMQHLSSGQQELIRAAAPGYTLTLGDSRNPDLELLSGAEIIIGWGKGVSDTLLRQDSPLRWVQAWSAGVEKLPLEAMKERGILLTNASGVHAEPITAVIFSFMLMFTRNMHTAIRNQQNRRWHSDGQESELTGKTAVIAGTGSIGSETARIAKAFRMKTIGVSRSGRAAQGFDKVFTTGQLKDSVSEADFIINTLPITDETQGLFDADIFSAAKQGAYYINIGRGATTNTDDLISALNSGQLAGAGLDVFETEPLPEDHPLWGMEQVIMTPHCAGATDRYADRIVDIFTRNMKAYLESGSPSLNLVDYSRQY
- the thpR gene encoding RNA 2',3'-cyclic phosphodiesterase — protein: MEHKEPEQEFERLFIAIPLPEALRNYLKNESAQVSSGVKFARWTHFQDFHITLQFLGDTPKEDIPALYEALRKVSSSSKGFQLRLGEWGTFGLPDSPRVLWAGVSGELEPLRELQKKVVSATAPLGFTAETRTYNPHLTVARKYREEQPFTLERLENLRVKGRPASNLLPDLGWTVDAFVVYATRMHAIPMYEMTEKFTFFST
- a CDS encoding cell wall hydrolase; this encodes MLIFKQSRCIALLVSVILVSFSAISLMNPEGSAATGENVIEMGKLKSVSHTAAEAIVPGTKSAIHRTSASSSTIIPMLYTTAAEPVHTWARMVSAGWLSPEKLQRQNAVKKGTAEPKAKVTVVKATPSAAQALKKAAKGTTSVNKVKAATQQHPPATLFFSRTKLLSQEQQAEATWSYAVSEEDLLLLQKIVMAEAEGEPYQGKVAVANVVLNRLRSANFPDTIHDVIYQKSQFSPVANGRLKRVKPNADSIKAVNAALMGVKEVTDDTYFFLSLTLAQDLTVHHSRTLLKTIGNHTFYK
- a CDS encoding UDP-N-acetylglucosamine--LPS N-acetylglucosamine transferase, translated to MRKKRVLLFSEGFGTGHTGAAYALAEGIRLLSPDVQCRVIELGKFLNPTVAPWILSAYRKTVSSQPKLVGMMYKTQYHKSLNRLTKLALHRIFYTHASQVIEQLKPDLIICTHPIPAAVISRLKQQGLDVPLYTLITDYDAHGSWVNAEANRYLVSTSRVKSILTGRGVSPELVTVTGIPVHPKFWERLSKTQLRKELGLADIPTVLIMGGGWGLMFGKDIMNSLTARMDEIQLIFCMGSNDKLVAKMKANPLLDHPNVKILGYSSEINKLMDASDLLITKPGGMTCTEGQAKGIPMLFYSAIPGQEEKNSQYFVELGLAEVLDPEVVNKWFSMLLHEYAGLELQRKRRTAPERQQPQHCAATVLQLLGKPASEAVAGSEPWSAPSQVRNEEAVYVTP
- a CDS encoding TetR/AcrR family transcriptional regulator, giving the protein MAVVDRRQQVLQAATKSFSLFGYKATTMDQVAKIANVGKGTIYTFFTNKEQLFDEILRDVIIEMKRIAEREIKRDKPFFDNLHRVLDALLEFRSEHELFIKLSQESRDFGTPQAGDGLDKIESVVLEYLEREVEQAIRQGEIKPCDPQIVSVVMFRLYIVLTAELSKVHVPLTKEQIKCYFHLFLAEGLSQ